DNA sequence from the Myxosarcina sp. GI1 genome:
AGTTGTGATTGTTGAAACCAGATTCTAAAAAAGTTTTCTCCAGTTTGCCTGGGTGTTGCCAAGAGCATGTTTTCTAATACTGATAATTTAGACAGAACTCTGGCTACCTGAAATGTACGAACTACGCCTTTAACAGCAATTTCGTGAGTTGGCAGATGATGAATGGGAGTATCTTCAAAAGTGATGCTGCCGCGATCGGGTTTAATAAAATTTGATAGTAAATTAAATAAGGTAGTTTTGCCCGCACCGTTAGGACCGATCAAGCCTGTAATGCTTCCTGTTTCAACAGCTATTTTGACATTATTTACCGCTTTGATTCCGCCAAAGCTTTTGGACAGTTCTTTAGCTTTTAATATAGAAGTGGAGTTAGAGTTTTCTCTCGCCATTTAATTACAAAATTAGTCTTAGATTAAACTTAAATACTGTAACTTTAACAATAAGATTATCTTTTTTAAAGTATTTTTTATTGATAAAAAATTGCTATGTTTTTTGAATTTTGGTGTTATGGTGTCAATCTAGTGCTGCCGCCCAAACACAGGAGCCAAACAACTACAATTAACCAATGAAAAACTACAGGAGTCCACAAAGAACCGCTATCGAGATATAAATAGATACAAGATATACCCAAACCAGTAGCCAGAAGCAAAAAAATTGGATTGGTAAAAGTTTTTGCACCTGCTGTATATAAAGTAAAACCATTAACTGGATGATAGATTACAAATGTCAGTAAACTAATTAAAACCCAAATCAATACATAGTTTACTCCATGATTTTCTTCAGGATGAGGTAGCAGCAAAACACGAAACAAGATTTCCTCGCTAATTGCAGGAGCTAGCAGAGCAGTAAATGTCACACGACTAATACTTATCCAGTTCTGTTCGACTGCAAATGTTAAAAACTTAGTTTTAAAGCCAGTTACTAAGGCTAAAAGAGCATAAATAAATATTGCCATTATTAAATGCTCTATAGCCTGTAAGTTTGGTAGTCTAAGTATAGCCGTAACTACTCGGTGCTGCAAAATATTTACTATATTGAGAAGAAACGTAGTCATCTCTATTACTTCTGTCTGAGCTATTAGTTTATTAAAACCTTAAAATTTAATTTTTAAAATCTTTTAGTTTAATAATTTGGTGACAACCAAACAACTGTCCTCTTAAGAAAAGACATTAGATTATATTGAATCTAGATTAAATATAGTCTTATCTAAAAATTTGGTTCGTTAATGGCTAACCTCAAACAAGATTCTGTAAAAAGTAATATCGATTTTAAAAGATCTGATTCCATACATTCTCACGTCTCTCCTTGGTTAGCACGAATACTCTATCCCCTTGGTGGCTATTTAGTTTTGCCTTTTTTCTTTAAAAAAATTGTTATTAACGGTAGACAAAACATTCCTAAAACTGGCGCGATTTTGGTCGCTCCAACACATCGTTCTCGATGGGATGCTGTGATAGTTCCTACTGCTGTGGGTAAAACAGTTAGCAAGCGAGATGTACATTTTATGGTTACTACTAATGAAGTAAAAGGATTGCAGGGTTGGTTCATTCGCCACATGGGCGGGTTTCCCGTCAATACCGAACGTCCTCAAATTGATAGCGTACTTCACAGTATTGACATCTTACAGCAAGATGACAAGATACTAGTAATTTTTCCTGAAGGAAATATTTTTCGCGAAGATACCATTCAACCATTAAAAAGAGGAGTAGCTTCAATTGCTCTAGAAACCAAACTCAAGGAACCCGAACGAGATGTAAATATACTACCTGTCAGCATACGCTATAACGAGCGATATCCTACTTGGGGTACCAGAGTAAAAGTTGATATTGGTTCGCCTTTAAAGGTTCTCAGTTGCGATCGCAAATCCCTACGCAGTAGTTCGCAAAAATTAACAAAATCTTTACAAGCACGACTGCAAGAATTATACGAAAGCCAGTCGGCATAAAAAGCGATCGCTCATTAGTAAAACTTAACTTTCCCAAATTAGAGCCTACAAATTTCGAGTGATACATTTTTAAATAAGTTTTAGACGCTATAATCGCTAGCGTAATAAACTATATATTAAGCTTACGACATCAATCAGATCGACGTTTGCAGCAGTAATCCATCTTAGATCCAATGGGGCTTTAAAAACGCGATACAGGTTCGCAAGGACGTGACACTGGAATTTATTTTAGTGCTTGAGGGCAGCATTCCCTGGCAAGAGAATGCCGCTTTTATGAAGGAGTAATCTGTAACTTTTATGCGAGCGTGTGAATTTTAGGTTGCTGACAACTTAAAATTGCTGCAAGCAAAAGCTTTCAAAATAATGTCAGAGTAATGTTTAGTTTAGTCGTTATTAAGGGAACTATGATCTTGAAGCTATCAGCTTTAGCAATTTATAGCAAAATTCATCCACTTAGAGCGGTCAAACTAATTTAGTTGTCCGTCTTTATAGAGAGTGTAATTTGAAGGCTAAAACATCTAGCCTTCAAATGAGTTTTGTATTTGTCTTAGAACCTGTAAGTAGGATAAACTCTCGTAAAGCAAAACTTACTCAGCGCAAAAAAGTATGGAGCGCGAATTTAAGCCTAAAACATTTATGCCAAATTCTGAGCCGAGAATTCAATGCTCGAATCCCCACTGTGTAGCTTCTAATTTGTTAGAAGCCGAGCTTTGTCATGTCTGCAAAACTCCAATAACCAAACGCTACTTATGGGCATTTGAAGAAGCAATATCTCCAGAGCAAATTAATCGGTTAATAGGCGGTCGTTACTTAGCACTAAGTAATAAGATTTTTTTAGATACCAAACCGAGACTATCTCCTCAGATTCCCGATAATATCCCACCAAACATAGTAACTTATTTGCAGTTGTTCTCTCTCTATCCTCATATTCCTCAAGTTTACGGTCAACTAGAAGGTACAGATGTATGGTTGTTAGACTTCGGAACGGTTCCTACTACCGATACAGGTAAACTAATTGCACCAATGATTCCCAGAATCACAAATTTGTGGCATCAAGCAACAGCATTACAACAGCTAAATTGGTTGCACCAACTGGCGAAATTATGGCAGCCTTTAACAGAAAAACAAGTCGTTTCAAGTTTGTTGGTACCACAATCGATTGGAATTAATGGCTTACACGTTCAATTACTCCAGCTAGAATTCGACCGCGATCGCTCGATTAGCTTGCAGGATTTAGGTCGAGTGTGGAAAAAATACCTTAAGTCCCGCGCTCCTGAAATTGAATCGGTGTTAGAACGAATATACGACCTATTAGAGCTAGGTGCGATCGCCACAGTAAGTCAGTTAATAGCAGCATTAAATCGAGCGATCGAGTTAGTTAGCAAGTCTTATGAATACTCTTATCAAATTTATGCTACTTCCGATACGGGACCCAATCGCCAAAAAAATCAGGATGCAGTTTTCCCGCCTCAAAACAAACTGATAAGCATTACAGGAACAGAACCAGCTTTAGCTATTGTCTGTGATGGTGTAGGAGGACATGAAGGAGGAGAGATTGCCGCTACTGAAGCGATCGAACAGTTGCGATCGCGTATTTATAAACTTTCTGAAAGTAATGACAGTCAAAGTTCAGAAACTATAATCGCCAAACTGATTGAATTTATCAACAGTACCAACGATGCTATCAGCAAACGTAACGATAGCGAACAGCGACAAGAAAGGCAACGAATGGGTACTACTCTTGTCATGTCACTATCTCGCGCTCATGAAACCTATCTCGCTCATGTAGGTGATTCTCGCATTTATAGTATCACTTCAACGAGTTGTCATCAGCTTACCGTTGACGACGATTTGGCATCGCGAGAAGTACGACTGGGTTATGCAGTTTACCGCGATTCTGTTCAGTATCCTTCTGCGGGTGCTTTAATCCAAGCCATAGGAATGCGAGATTCGATGTCGCTACACCCAAATATACAGCGGCACTTTGTCGATCGCGACTGTATTTTTCTCCTATGCAGTGATGGCTTGAGCGATTTCGACCGAGTCGAGCAATACTGGAAACAAATAGTTTTACCCGTTTTAGATGACAAAAAAGATATTGCTACTTCGGTTAAAACTTTAATTAGAATTGCCAACGAACGAAATGGACATGACAATGCTACAGTAGCTTTGGTACATTGTCGAGTTAAACCAAAACCCAACTCTACTCAAGTCAGGGTTTCATGGTCTGAGATCGAACCTGTTATTAGCGAATCTGTTGTATCGGCACCGCTCGCGCCAGAAACGAGATCGTTACCCGATACTAAAACTGTAGATACCTCAGACGATTTACCAACCCAAAAAACAGAAATAATTGAAACTAAAAACTCTTCACAACTACTAAAAACAGTCGCCTTAATCTTGTCTGCATTAGTAACAATATTGTTATTGTATTTTTATTTGCAACCCGAACCAGGCGATCGTAATGACTCAGAAACCGTACCTGAAACTTCCGAACCAGAAATAATTGAATAAAAAACGACGTTTTTTTTAGAGAATTGGTATAAGCTTTGAAAAATATTAAAATCCTAACTTAACTACGGCTATATATATTTATATATTTTTCTTAACCTAAAAAATCCTAATAGAATAGCACAAATAATAATTCCTAAGCTAGGACTAAATTCGAATGGAACAGCTTTGGTAGTTTGAACAAAATTATATTGAAAATTTAGTGCGCTAGGTGCATTATTGGTAGTAAGAGATATAGACTTAACATTTTTAACATTGACTTCGTTATTATCAATTTTATTATAGTTAAAAGCGGTATCTCTACCGACTCCTTGAGTGTAACCAGCTACACTTTCATTGTACTTAGGCACATTTTTTATAATACTTCCAGAATCGTTTTCAATGTCGGTAACGATAAATTCTAAATTAGCTGTTTGGTCTAAAAAAAGAACGTTTATCAAAAAGGCATTATCGCCATTTTTAGTTAAATCTATACCATTGCCACCAAAACCACTAATTGGGTCACCACCGTTCCAAGTAAAAGTAGCTTTAGATTGTACACCCGATTGAGTATCTAAGTAAGCAGTTTCATTAGTAATCTCTACCTGAGAGCTTCTTTCACCGCTCAAAATCTCAAGCTCTATATTGCGCTGTCCGCCAATAATATCGGAACCGCTAGTAGTAACACTGCTAGTAATAGATCCCTTTCCTGTTTGTACGAGAGGATCTTATGGAGTAGTAAACAAATCTATGGTCACACCCATCGCTGGAGTAGAGATTAATCCTAAAAGTAAAGTGCTAAATCCTAAGTTTAAAAAATTAAACAATTTCATTTGTTTCAATTTAATTTGTATATAGTTACTACTTTGCTGTTTTAGTCAACATTACTTTAAACTAAAGCCGAATGTTTTCTATCCGTATATTTACAAAAAAATATTAGTTTAACCTTTAATTTTCGGTATTTTTATGGAATTTATTTCTTATTGGCAAAAACTAGCAACCAATTCTGTAATTATCAACTATTTTTCCGTAAAAACACTTGGTTGTTTAAGTAAATATAACTAAAAATATTATATTTACTTGAGGTTTTTATTAGAGCAGAGTATAACAGCAGAAGTATTACTAATTAAATGCAGTTAATTGATTGAAAAATCGAAACTGTGTTCGTTTATCTATGTTTGTCTATTTACCAATTAAAGATAAACGAAATTTCTTATTCGACTGTTTTAGATTTGCTGTCAATCGCAATAGTTATTGCTTAAAGTGTATGCGTAAATTATTAACTTCTGTTTGTTGTGGTGTGGTATTTTTGCCAATTTCTAGTTTGAGTGCCTTCGCAAATACTACTGTCGAATTGCCCGAACAATTATTATCTTTAGACAATCGGATGCCAAATGGCGATCGCCAAAGTACGGTAACTGCAAAGCAAGACTATTTAGCTCAAAACCAGTGGGTGACAGATTCTACATTTCTAAGTCCTAAAGTGGCTCAAGCTGATGGAGAAACTGAAGAAGTTGCCGATAGTTCTTGGACGGACTCAGATGCCAAACAGGATGAAGTAGAAGAAGTAAAATTTAAATTACAACAGCTTAGCGAGCGTAATTTTACCCCCAATCGAGGTGCGCCAGCCTTAACAATTGCTAATCCTTACGGTTTTGGTTCCGACCGAGGTTTTTATTCAAGTCTAAGCTATCAAACTGATACGCGCTTTGGCAACGATAGCGATGGCGATGCAACTATGGGTTTTGGTTTTGGGGTTGGAGATGCTCGCAAAGCTGTAGGTGCAGAACTCAGCTACACTCTAGCTAGTTTTGGCAATAATCGTGATTTTGGTACTGGTGGTTTTAATGTCAAGGTTCATCGTCGGCTCTCAGAGGGTTGGGGTGTTGCTGCGGGTTGGAATAGCTTTCTTTCTGTAGGTGACGATAACGACTTACAAGATTCTTTGTACTTGACGACTACCAAAATTTTCAAAACCAGAGAAAATTTAGATTCTGCTTTTAGTCGCATAGCGGCAACTGTTGGAGTTGGTAACGGACAATTTCGTACCGAAAGTGCTATCGAAGATGACGAAGAACAGTTTAATGTCTTTGGTAGTTTGGCTTTTCGTGTAGCTCCTCCAGTTAGTTTTGTTACGGAGTGGACAGGACAAGATTTGGCACTAGGTCTGTCAGCATCACCGTTTAGAACTATCCCCGTCACGATTAATGTAGGCGTAAGAGATCTTACTGGCGCTGGAGATGGAGCGCGTTTTGTCGCGGGTGTTGGCACATCATTTTAATTAAATCAAACTTTAGATTGAGGATTCAATTATGCAATATAAACAATGGCTCTGGAAAAGCTCATTTGCCGCACTTGTGGGGATTGCTTTTACAAACCCAGTTGCTGCCCAAACTAATCAGTCAGATACTTCGGGTCATCAGACCTACAATGCACCTTTCGTTACCATTGGTAGTGGTGGGACTAGTGCTAGTGCGCTGAGTAGAATTAGAAGACGAGCTTACAATCCTGCTACGGGACAAATTAGTTTTGGTTTTGAAGGCTTTACTGGAGAATTTAGTATCGACCCAAGAGTTATAAGCAGATTTGACAGTAGTATTTCAAAAGGGTGTGTAGGCGAATCTTGTCAACAAGCATCGCTCGGTGAAACTCAAGAAATTACCCTTAACGAAATTGCCGAATTGTTAGAACTCGATCTAGATAGCTCTATAGAACAGCTAGCGAGGGCTGAAGATGAAGTGCAAAAAGCTGCTTTAGAACCAAGACGGATTGTAAGAAGGAGCAGTCAAGACGCATGCGTCAATCCTTACATTAAAGCTAGTCAAGAAGTCGAAAGCAAATTAGAGCAGTCGAAGAAATTTATCGAACAAGTAGATCCGATTGAACCACAAAACGAACTTTGGTAGTGAGGAGAAAAATATGAAGTTCAAACATCAGATGCAAAAAATGTTGCCAAAAACAATAAAAGTCAATCTATTTAGTCTACCTAGTGCGGCTATTGCTATAGGAATTTTGGGATTGCTTAATGCACCAGCAGCAGCAGAAGATTATGTTGGTAATGAAGGTATTAGCTTCGAGCGCGATACGATTGTAGAATTTGAATTTATCGAGTCTCATGGTGCTTACCAATCTACCTTTGGCGCGATCGATTTAGATTCTTGTCAAATGGATGCTTCTGGCGCAATTATGCTTGATTCTTGCGATAAAACTCCGTTGCTAGAAGAAGTTAAGCCTTCTGATAATTATCAATACGAAAATGTTTATCGCAGTTCCGACTATATGACCAATCTAGGAAATGCAGACTCGGCAGATTTTGCAGGAACTCCTGGTAATACCGTTCCCCAGCCTAAAGCAGAATTTTTATTTGAGGCTGGAAAACGATACGCTTTCTATCTCGAATCTCAGTTTGAAGACCGATCTGCTGGTACGGTTTATTCCGTAGATACGATTAACTCTCAAAGCGAAAGACAGGCTTTATTTGAAAACGAAATTATTTCTACTACCGAAGTAGCTACTCGTAGAAATAGCCCTGCTGGTAATAAATTTGAGAAGTTAGTTGATGGCGGCTTACTACTTAACTTTGATGATACTGGTTTGGCTTTAGTAAAAGAAAACAATCGCGATGCTGACTTTGATGATTTTGTGATTGGGGTTGGTGGTAGCTTAGATTGTATTTACCCTCAAACAAAATAAAGTATCTTAGTTAAGGTAATTTTCACTTGTGATGGGTGTTGCGATCGCAACACCCATCTTTATATTTATTCATATATTACAACTTGCCTGTGTTGAAATATCAATTTTTCCTGCAATTGCAACTGTTTCGGGCAACTTTAACTGAGGTACTAATTCGTAAACACGTTCTGGTAATATGCCTCCGTCTGCCTGCATTACTGCTAACAAAGTAGGTGAAAGTTCGGTTAAATCAACATTCTGTTGTACTATTGCTACTCTACCTCTACCTTGAGGAGAGTTTGTTAATTGCCATTTAAAGGTATTAATTGCTTTCCACTGCGCTTCGTTAGAATCTAGATCGTAGTTTTTTACTCCTACCAAATGGGTAACAAACTCAATCGCTTCTCCTGGCTTTAGTCTATAGTCCGAGGGAAAGTCTTCAAACACTAACTCAAACCTACGAGTAATGCGCGGATGTTGATAGTGATGGTATTCCTGACAGCCCTCACATTTTGACATATCCCAATAAAAAGGCAAGTTGTCTGCTGTTTCGTACTGATATCCACCTATTGGTGGGTCGTTGTAGGGTGTAACCATTAAAGAACCGGCATTATTGGCTATACCGTAGGGATCTCGTTCGACGTAACTAACCCAATTAAAGTGATCGTAACCCAATTTCGTTGCCAGTTTGCTTAACTCTATTGGTTGTCCGAGATCGTCTTTTGGGGCAAATTTAGCAGTAATTATCGATTTTACCGTACTAAATTTTAAAGGTTTTTCGTTGAAAAAATAGGTTTTATCGCTGTTTGCCGAGCAGATAAGATCTTTAGAATTAGCTTTGATGGGTATAGCTAATAGACTTACACCGACCAAAGTATTAATAATTAGTTTTTTAAGAGCCATTTCACAATATCAATTATTTATATAAAAATTAATATGTGTATATTACTACGTATTTCTACGTAAGTGGCTCGAACATTATTAAATTAACCGACTCTTTAATAAATTGGCTTTATAGGTCGTTAAATTTATCGATTGTGTATCTTGTAAGCTATTTCATTGTCAATATTATAAAAATGTTTAAATATTTTTGAAAAACAAACAATTTGAAACACGAAAATAGCCTTTAAATTTAATAAATCAGAGAAAATACCGAGTAAAAGTTTGCAGTTTTGGGAATACTTAGATCGGCTTTGCAAACTTTACACTTAAATACTTGGGTGAATATATAAGGTGTTTAAATTATCTAATTTTTGGGCGATTGAAGTAAAAAATTTATTCAAACAAACTTTTCAGGAAAATTTCAAAGAATTAGTGCAGGCTAATGCTAACTTTCGCTTATTAATAGTCACTCAGTTTTATCCCCCTGACTATGCTGCCACAGGGCAACTCATTCAAGAACTATCAACTCAATTAAGTAAAGAAAATATCCAGGTAAGTGTATTTACGGGACAGCCTGGATATGCCTTCAAGCAAAAACAGGCACCAACTTACGAAGAAAATGGGCTATTAAGAATAAAGCGATCGCGAGCCGCACAGTTTTGGTCTAAAAGAGTACGCGGCAAAACTCTTAACGGTATCTTTTTTTGTGTGCGAGCTTTATTGCATTTATTGCGCTCGGCTCGAAAAAACGACATCGTTTTATTAACAACTGCACCACCATTTTTATCCACAGTCGGTTATATTGCTAATTTGTTATTTAAACTCGATTATGTTTGTTTGGTATACGATTTGTATCCAGAAGTGGCGATCGAGTTAGATATAATTTCACCCGAACACCCAATTACTAAACTCTGGCATAAACTAAATAGTTTAGTCTGGCAGAGGAGTAAAAAAATTGTCGTTCTTAGCGACACTATGAAAGAACGCATCGTAGCCAGACATCCACAGGTTGCTGACAAAATATCGATTATTCATAACTGGGCAAATGCTGATTGGATCGTACCTATGGCAAAAAAACACAATTGGTTTGCCCGCCAACATGGTATGGATTGCCAATTTACAGTTTTGTATTCTGGTAACTTAGGGCGATGTCACGATTTAGAAACAATTTTAGGCACTATTAAACTACTCAAAAAAGAATCGGTTCGGTTTGTTTTTATTGGTGCGGGAGCTAAACACGATCTTTGCCGTCAAACTGTAGCAGAACTTAAGTTAAACAACTGCATTTTTCTACCCTATCAAGATCGTAAAAACTTACCATATTCTCTAACTGCTTGTGATTTGGCACTAGTTAGTATCGCTCCCGGTTTAGAAGGAGTAGTAGCTCCAAGCAAACTATATGGAATTATGGCCGCAGGAAGAGCGATCGCTGCAATTTGCGAACCTCACTCTTATTTAAGAAACTTGATTTCTGATGCCAATTGTGGTGCTTGCTTTGATAATAATAGCAGCGAGAGTTTGGCTGAATTTATCTTGACTTTATCTAACAATCCTAGAAAAGCAATTGAATTAGGAGATGCTGGACGTAAATACATGGAGCAGTATTTTACTCCTAGGATTATCGCCAAACAATACAGTGAAGTTCTAGCTCCTACCAGCCAATCTGCTTTTGTTACCGAGTTAAGTCCTAACAATTTTTAGCAAAGATAGAGTTTCATTTAATGAAATTACTATTATATATATACCTTGCCATTGATTTGTTGAAAAGCCAGGTGGCGAATTCATTGTGCCACCTAGTACATTTCCTTTTGGGCGTTAAGGGGTTTTGAAGTCACTATTACCTTATCTTCTGCGCCACCATAAGATTACTCCGATAACTAGTCCCAATAAAGGCATAATTATTAAAGCCATCCAGCTAATAAGACCTGCTTGCAGAGGTGTCAGATTGATGCGTCGATTAGTCTGTTCTCTGGGACGCACTGCCAAAACAGTTTCGTTTTCTCCTATCAGCCAGTCAACCGAATTGAGAAAAATATCGCCGTTTAGCTGTTGCTCGAACCAGCCGTTAGTAGCAAAAGTAGAACTGCCAAAAACAACTAGGCGAGAAGATTGGGGTTGCTGTTTGCTACTGGCGATTGCGACGTTTAAAGGACCTCGAAGATCGCTTTCGGGATCGAAGGTAATTTCTCCTGCTAGATCGCTTTCGCCCCAAGTGTTATCGCCGCTAACTATCAAAGGAGTAGTATCGATCGCTTCACGCTCTTGAATCTCTAAAGGAAGTGATTCGGGAAAAATAGAAATGCCGTTACCAAAACTATTTGTAATTGGATGATTGCCGTAACTATTAATTATTAGTACCGCAGGTCCCAAACCCAAAACGTTACCCGCACCAGAACCATCGATAATCAGACGGTCGTCAATTTCTATACCCCAGTTGTTTAATAGCGAACCAAAGCCAGTTTCGGTATCGGGTGATAGCATCAGCAATAAATTACCACCATTGTCGATATATTGCTGGAGTGCCTCTACTTCGCCAGCGAGTAAAGTTCTAGTCGCACCTGCTATAACAACGACATCGGCATTATCTGGAATACTGCCGCTAGCAGCTAGATTAAAAGTTTCGACAGTATAACCTTTATTTTCTAGGCTACCAACTGCCTGTGATAATCCTCCCTGAGCCGCTTCTAAGGAAGATTCTCCGTGTCCCTGAAGAAAATAAATCGTATAGTTGCGATCGCGCTTTATGTTGGCGATCGCGTTAGTTAATTGGGTTTCGGTAAGATTTTCACCCAAGGCAGTTGATTGCAAGGTTATTTGCTGGCGTTTGTCGTTATATTCGAGATAAATTTCTCCTGGTGAAGTAACGCCAAACTCTCGCGCTACGGCAATTTCAATGTCTGGATCGACAAACTCGTACTGAAAGTTCGAGCTATAGCGACGATAGTTTTCTAGCAGGTTTTCTAATTCGGGGTTGGGGTTACGCTCGAATACCCAGACTTTTAGCGGCTGCTCTATATTTTTGGCGATCGCCTGAGATTGGGTTGACAGAGTAAAAATTTGATTTTCAGTTAAATCCCATCTAGCTGCATGTCGAACCCCCAAAAAATTGATTAAACCTAGAATAACTAATACCGACACAGTAGTAATTAAAGCGTTAGTTCCTACCTGAGTCGATCTTTTACTCCAAATACCTCGATTTTTACTGGCGATCGCCAAACTAATAACAATTAAAATCACTCCCGCAGCCAATAGTAAAATTGGGATTAAACTCCATTCGCCTACACCGCCTGCAACTAAACCTGCAACCCCTAAAGCCAAACCAAGTAAGAATAAAATTTTTGTTATCATCGACTTCAATC
Encoded proteins:
- a CDS encoding type II CAAX prenyl endopeptidase Rce1 family protein — translated: MTTFLLNIVNILQHRVVTAILRLPNLQAIEHLIMAIFIYALLALVTGFKTKFLTFAVEQNWISISRVTFTALLAPAISEEILFRVLLLPHPEENHGVNYVLIWVLISLLTFVIYHPVNGFTLYTAGAKTFTNPIFLLLATGLGISCIYLYLDSGSLWTPVVFHWLIVVVWLLCLGGSTRLTP
- a CDS encoding PP2C family serine/threonine-protein phosphatase — protein: MEREFKPKTFMPNSEPRIQCSNPHCVASNLLEAELCHVCKTPITKRYLWAFEEAISPEQINRLIGGRYLALSNKIFLDTKPRLSPQIPDNIPPNIVTYLQLFSLYPHIPQVYGQLEGTDVWLLDFGTVPTTDTGKLIAPMIPRITNLWHQATALQQLNWLHQLAKLWQPLTEKQVVSSLLVPQSIGINGLHVQLLQLEFDRDRSISLQDLGRVWKKYLKSRAPEIESVLERIYDLLELGAIATVSQLIAALNRAIELVSKSYEYSYQIYATSDTGPNRQKNQDAVFPPQNKLISITGTEPALAIVCDGVGGHEGGEIAATEAIEQLRSRIYKLSESNDSQSSETIIAKLIEFINSTNDAISKRNDSEQRQERQRMGTTLVMSLSRAHETYLAHVGDSRIYSITSTSCHQLTVDDDLASREVRLGYAVYRDSVQYPSAGALIQAIGMRDSMSLHPNIQRHFVDRDCIFLLCSDGLSDFDRVEQYWKQIVLPVLDDKKDIATSVKTLIRIANERNGHDNATVALVHCRVKPKPNSTQVRVSWSEIEPVISESVVSAPLAPETRSLPDTKTVDTSDDLPTQKTEIIETKNSSQLLKTVALILSALVTILLLYFYLQPEPGDRNDSETVPETSEPEIIE
- a CDS encoding Gldg family protein; protein product: MITKILFLLGLALGVAGLVAGGVGEWSLIPILLLAAGVILIVISLAIASKNRGIWSKRSTQVGTNALITTVSVLVILGLINFLGVRHAARWDLTENQIFTLSTQSQAIAKNIEQPLKVWVFERNPNPELENLLENYRRYSSNFQYEFVDPDIEIAVAREFGVTSPGEIYLEYNDKRQQITLQSTALGENLTETQLTNAIANIKRDRNYTIYFLQGHGESSLEAAQGGLSQAVGSLENKGYTVETFNLAASGSIPDNADVVVIAGATRTLLAGEVEALQQYIDNGGNLLLMLSPDTETGFGSLLNNWGIEIDDRLIIDGSGAGNVLGLGPAVLIINSYGNHPITNSFGNGISIFPESLPLEIQEREAIDTTPLIVSGDNTWGESDLAGEITFDPESDLRGPLNVAIASSKQQPQSSRLVVFGSSTFATNGWFEQQLNGDIFLNSVDWLIGENETVLAVRPREQTNRRINLTPLQAGLISWMALIIMPLLGLVIGVILWWRRR
- a CDS encoding glycosyltransferase family 4 protein: MFKLSNFWAIEVKNLFKQTFQENFKELVQANANFRLLIVTQFYPPDYAATGQLIQELSTQLSKENIQVSVFTGQPGYAFKQKQAPTYEENGLLRIKRSRAAQFWSKRVRGKTLNGIFFCVRALLHLLRSARKNDIVLLTTAPPFLSTVGYIANLLFKLDYVCLVYDLYPEVAIELDIISPEHPITKLWHKLNSLVWQRSKKIVVLSDTMKERIVARHPQVADKISIIHNWANADWIVPMAKKHNWFARQHGMDCQFTVLYSGNLGRCHDLETILGTIKLLKKESVRFVFIGAGAKHDLCRQTVAELKLNNCIFLPYQDRKNLPYSLTACDLALVSIAPGLEGVVAPSKLYGIMAAGRAIAAICEPHSYLRNLISDANCGACFDNNSSESLAEFILTLSNNPRKAIELGDAGRKYMEQYFTPRIIAKQYSEVLAPTSQSAFVTELSPNNF
- a CDS encoding 1-acyl-sn-glycerol-3-phosphate acyltransferase, translating into MANLKQDSVKSNIDFKRSDSIHSHVSPWLARILYPLGGYLVLPFFFKKIVINGRQNIPKTGAILVAPTHRSRWDAVIVPTAVGKTVSKRDVHFMVTTNEVKGLQGWFIRHMGGFPVNTERPQIDSVLHSIDILQQDDKILVIFPEGNIFREDTIQPLKRGVASIALETKLKEPERDVNILPVSIRYNERYPTWGTRVKVDIGSPLKVLSCDRKSLRSSSQKLTKSLQARLQELYESQSA